CCAGACTGACCTGCTGAAGACTGAAAGGACTGACCTGGAATACCAGCTGGAGAACATCCAGgtgctgctacacacacatatatctaCTAATGTATAACCACACAAAAAATACTGAGAGAGTATGGTTGAGTTCCCAATCACTGCACGCACGCACATGTACACCTGCAGGACTGGGAGCAAATCTTTGTCATTTGCAGTCTTGTTTCTCCCCCACTGTGTGaaagacacataaacacacacatgccccCCAACACTTTGTTTTACCCCACAGCATACatccccccttctctctgtctctctgtcaccctCTCTGTGTGAAGTGAAGTATTTGAGGAGAAATTCATGGCAGTAGTGATGTTCACTTAGCTCCACCTGCAGGCTGTGTACTCCCATGAGAAGGTGAAAATGGAGGGGACCATCACCCAGCAGACCAAGCTCATAGACTTCCTCCAGTCCCAGGCCCATGGTGGctccaaaaagaaaaaggtcaGATGGGATATTTAATTGGATTGATTATAATTTGTCTGTCTTCCTGCACAGGTTTGGATGTTTTTGAAAATCCTGGACGTTTTGGCATTAGATGAAAAGTTTGTCAAGATTTACATCATAATACAGCTTTAAATCCACTtaagaaatttttttttttttttaaatgtaagtattatttattcacaGAGACATTATTTCATGGTAACCTGCAGTTGACACAATTTGCACAATATCTTCAGGTACGCTGTTGTATAATTACTTTATTACAAATGTTAAATTCAGGGCATCCACAAATGACTCACTTTATGCATAAACTGCGATTACAACTTCCACCAGCCTCTTTGCACATTCAGAAAGAGTTGTAGATTATCACCACATAGACACATTTTTGGTTCCTGTGTCTCAGGGTCTGTTTGGGCGTCGTCGAGAGGACCTGTTGGCTGCCATGGCTGCCCAGGCCCAGGCCCAGACCCAGACCCAGGCCCAGGCCCAGGGCCAGGGccagggtcagggtcagggtcagggtcaaGGCCAGGTTTCCCCTGTGGCCCCCATCCAGCCGGTGCCTCTGCAGTACAGCGACATGAAGGTAGCACTGGACAAAGAGCGTGCTCGCTGCTCTGAGCTGGAAGATGCTCTGCAGAAGATGAGAGCGGAGCTGCGATCTCTGCGAGAGGAAGGTGAGACTGCTCCTCTACAGCAGTTTACACACACTCAGCATTTATTTTAGCAAAAGTATACTACTAACATTGTCTTCTTTGAACAGTAGAAAACAGTTTACTCAgcataataaaacaatgtatcacacacataaataaaaaatgtatctaaGTTCAGTTAATCAATTCTTCCAACCCCAGCGCTCCAGTACAAGGACCATGGTAACTCTACAAACCCGGCCACAGCACGGCAGCAGATGATTATGTCTGCCATGGTGAAGTCTCCTGAGCACCAGCAGGGCCCAACCAACCTGGCACCATCCAACTCTGGACGCAGGAAGGAGACTGCAACACCTGAGGGTGAGTGAAGGGATGATGTTCACTTAAGTGCAACTTTTTCTCTCTAACAGAGACATACATGCAGGTTTATAGCTTCATACTTGACACATACTGGCCCTtacctgcacacacatagacacacacaggtaataTCACTCACAAAGGATCATTTATGAAGCTCTTACTAtcctttttctttcacacaccTTTCAGAGAGAAGGAGGGTCACTTTTGAAAGTAAGTTGTCCAAACTCATGGTTTCTGCAGTTTGGTCTCTTATCTCTCTTCTACTTTTGTCTCATCCACATCCCTGAAAGGCCAGATTTTAAAAGCTCTGCACTTTTATAAAATGGGAGATCCCACCAGGCTGGTCAGGTGAGGCTGAGAAAAgtatattttccctttttcagTGCACAGCTTTAGAAATCTGAAGCATTTTATCTTGGTTGCTGAAGCTTAGCCAATCTGATTTGCCTaactctgctctgctctttaATTCACTACAATCCCACCTGAACCTCACATCATACACTAACAGAGGTGTACCATATGATAAACTCTGCAATGCACAAAACGCTGTTTGAACCCACACTCTGCAAAAAACTAAAGGTATTATCCATTCATCTTATTTCTTCTTACAAGAGAGTCAAAGTTACAACAACTGTCTTAACCTTATGTCAGTGTAAACTGATATTGATCCTTGTGAGGAAATTTGGTGATTGTGACAGCAacagaaagaagaaggaaaaggaaaacataagtagaaaacaatacaaacataaaataagaaatgttaAATAGACTATAAGAGCAACACAAtataattattgtaattatataaCACAATAAGTGTATATTATGGGAAAGAAAAATTTCAGAAAATCCATAAATCATTAGAAACTAACTAAGTTaatgtattatatgtattttcaATCCAAAACATGTTTAGATAATTGTTTATTTAGATTATCTACAAGTGAATAGTTTAGTTTAATAGAGTTTAAGTGTAAAGACTCATGGGTTtgaacatgtacagtacatgatgTCTAGATGTACCTCATCTTGACCTCAACGAGTCCTCAGAAAATGTTGTGGTGTGTAGACTTGCAAACAAAGAATACTGGACACACAATGGGAAACTTGATACTGACTGGATGATGCCTTTAATGCAACAGTGAGTGGGCAAAAGCAAAGGGATTGATTCAATCTATATTCTTTTTCAAGCATTTTTGTCTTCAGAGTTTACTTGCTTATGCATTTTGCTAAACATCTTACAATTCTTTTGGAAACCTTCTTTTGTTGAACTGATTTCATAGCGGGTACGGCATGGTGCACTGAGGTTTTGAAGTGATGGATGTACCTGACACAGTAAGACATACTGGAGCTGCCTGCCCTCACTGTGTTCCCTGACTGTATTCAGAGTATAGTCGTCGTTTGAaggacagtcagagagacagagagagggagagagagagggtggtgCACCACAACACCCCTCACCGCTTCACAGTGGGACTCAACATGAGAGCTGCCAAGTGTACTGTGTGCCTGGATACTGTGCATTTTGGTCGCCAAGCTGCTACCTGTCTCGGTGAGTTGCAGATGTGAATTTGTATGAAAGGGCAACTCTTAACCAAATGACCCACATTACCTTCACGGAAACTGAATAACAATAACATTGtagttaatattttaatttgttgccCCATTAAtataattacaattaaaatgttAGCCTTcctattatttatatttgttatgtattttttattgtataatTGGAATTGATTATacggcaaagaaacctgaaacctccagcgcagagcggacttagtgcagagagcgagagtttgcactgAGTTAGcaaagtgaaagttttgacagcaaacatggtagagtgttcagtttttggatgtaaaccggaccctggagcttccttccactatctactaacgtgacgtaataacaatgtgaacacactgtaacatcgtaCCAGATATTATATGTTTCATAACCACTAACACTGTGTCAGCCACttccagttacaagctaacaagctaacaaacaacataaacaaataaaaaatgctaaTTACAATTATCATTCTGATACATCTGCCAGTCGCCGATGGTTCacaatagactcctcatctgggtctgactgaggctcagacatgtatggctgaatctctccgatgtttcctctaactctagccatcttgacATGCATcactctctcaccatggatgtatgtctctcaccaacatccatgctctcaccggcaccggtcaacctaacgCGCAgtggtggtgggcggggcattcagagatccagaatttctcagtGAGGGacaaagagtagatgtgcttccagccccttttcagagtttgttttaaacttttggGATtattatgtgggataaccatgttaaacaaaatattaatcatagcagagtacttttacatactttaaaacgtgtctggaggggaacttgaACAGTGTTTTTTCTCCTCAGAATGTCACGCTTTGTGCCACCCAAAATGCTCCCCCTGCCTTCCAGCCACGTGTGGCATGTCCAGTGACTGCTCCCTGCATCTGTCTGAGGGCCTGTGTCGGGACAAAGGCAGCACCCCAGGCCAACAGCTCAAAGAGGCCAGTGGACACATGCACCTGGAGGGCTGGATGAAACAGCCCAGGTTAGCTATGGACACACTGTCATTGTTTAAGCTGTTGGCACACCGTTCTGTTCCAATCAGTCTTACTATTGGGGTGCAGATCATGCATGGGGGTCACAACAGCTGATTTTGATGGACAACAACATTTTGGTTTGTATGATCATATGGGCCGGAGATGCATCCAGACATTGTGCATAggtgcatgtgcacatgcattTTAGCATGGCCCATTATGGCGTGTCAAATTTACACATACAGATGGGTAGAAACTTGCATATtcagatgcttccatacagagTATTTGTCTTGAGCAATGTAATTTCTCATTTGTGCTCCCTCACTGTGAGGCTGTGTCATCTCCTCCCACTGATCAGGGAGGCTGATGTTACTAAACGCAAGTGCTCTCAGGCACTCTCTGTTGTGTTCTGTCTGGCAAAGTCCACCCATCTGGTACTTTAACCAGTTTAAACAAAGGCATTTCTAGAGTTTCCTGCAAAAACTGATTCATTTCATCATCTATGCTTTGTAGTAATGCAGTTGccttgtgtgtttgcaggaaTGGGAAGCGAGGCCAGGGCTGGGAGAGAAAATATGTGGTCCTGGATGGGACTAAAGTGTCCATCTATGAGATCGAGCCCAGAGAaggttgctttttttttacctgtgtaacaaaacaacatacagtaacaatTCATAGTCAAATACTGCCTCTAGTTAAAGGCGTGCTTTTTCTGTGTGCGTTATTCAGATTCAGTGAAGCCACTGGAAGAGTTTGACCTGTGTTTGTCAGATGGAGAGGTGGTTGTTCATGGAGCAGTAGGGGCATCTGAACTACCCAACACCGCCAAGTCAGGTACTGTATACAAAGTGTGCTGTTACAATGATTTTCACACTTAAAAATCTCTCTTTATCTTATTTCCTCCCCTTCATCTGTAACTTTCTTTCAGAATTCTCCCCACCAGTGTTCaaagtttttgtcttgtttataCAAGACTTCACTGTCACATTCTAtacttctttaaaaatgtattttagaggAGTTATGGTTCTCCAAGTTTGGCCTGGAGTCCCAGCAAAATGAAGCATAGTTTGATTTCACTGTGATTAACTAGAAGTCATTAAAGCAAGAGAGAGTATCAGTTCTGAAGTCATTATTAATTATGTTCCCTTTGTCTCAGATGTTCCCTACGTCCTGAAGCTGGAGTCCCGCTGTCACACACCCTGCTGGCCTGGACAGTCAATTTACTTCATGGCTCCCAGTTTCCCAGACAAACAGCGCTGGGTGGCTGTCATGGAGTCTGTGGTGGTCACGGGGCGAGCCTCACGGGAGAAGGCCGAGGCCGACGCAGTGAGTATCTCTGGAGCACGAGAGGGACCACTGGGGAAATTGGCTCTCTGTGTCCTCAATGTCTGCTGACTCAAAACATAAACCGCTATGACTGCTGTCACAGATAACTGTCTTGTCTGTGGCTGTGGTCGTAAACTCGCTGTTTAACTGTGTGGGGGCTATTCATGAGCAGCGGAATTTGTATTCTTCAAGAATTAATTTTAGAGTTTTAATGAATAACCCCCAGTTCACTTATATGTGTCGTTAATTGttcccttcttctctcctcttctctttccctcctctctctctctttgtctttctcactgctgtttgttgctttttcatCATGCCACATTGTATGTCCGGTAAATGGGCATGTTTTGTTGATTTACTCTATTCTACCCATTCCATTGGGTTTCATTGCACACATAGGCTGCTGTGTCCAAAAGACAAATGGTTCTGTCTCCTCTGGTCCAGGTAAAGAGTTACAAAGATATGGccataagacacacacacacacacaaacacacacctgcatatCCTTCACGAGGCACGCAGTAGTGCATGTGTCTGTCATCGTGTTGGTTGgtcactccccctcccccccactCTCACCTCACCTGCTGTGACCACTCCTCACTCTCACTATCCTCTGCTACACTGTTATGTCCAGTACAAACTCAGTGATGATGTAATAGTTTGAATGTTGCTGAAatattcttccctgcctttggtGTCCTGTTTTATAACCACAGTACACAACTTCTCACCAAGATGTTTGATCATCTTTGGGTTGATCCTCTTCAGCTGTCCTGTCCAGAGGACCAGGGATCAGACAGTGGGTTTTTACCTGCTCGTGTACTCGTCTGTGTTTTTACCCTGCTGCCCCTCTGCACACTCTTTAGAGACTGGGACTCaagtcacgtgactctgactcATCTGTGAGACACAAGTCACAAACTGGGcgacagaaacattaaaaaatgtacagtttggAGGATCTAGAGTTGGCTGTGGCATGTATCAAAATGACTCTAAACTAATATTTTCTTCATCCCCTTTTCACCATCTTATAACATCTGACTTGAATGATTTCCCATGTTTGTATTTCCTGTTCATCAACAGGTACATTCAGGTTAGCCATTCAAGAGTGAGGTACCTCATGCTATTAAACGTCATTCGTCATTGAATACATATTGACAAAACAACTTTATAACGATAATGTCAGTTCTTTGTTGAGCATCATCTGATAAAACGgtaaatgttatattattgttgATGTAAGTTGACATTTAGGTGTGGCTCTTCAACTGCTCATTTTGATAATTTACTCTGTTATATGTAAAGGCAATATGTGGATTTTGATCACAATGTTAGGTTTAAATATTAACCCTTTGATGGGTTTCTCAGTTGTTTGGTAGAGCACATTTTGAGTTGTGATTTAAATTAGTTGTGCTTAACTCAACCTCATTAATCATCACTAGCAGAAGTATGTTAGGCCCAAAACAATCCCCAGAGTGCACTGCAGTTTTCCAGACAGGACTTTTCATTCGGCTTGCTTCCAGGAAGTTAGTGGCAGGAAAATCTCTCTGGCATGTGGCCTGTTTATGGTGGACCTTTCACTGGTAATCATATTTTTTGATGTAGTTTAGTTTCCCAGGGTTTACTGAAAATAATGATGTGAAGTGAATACCCCCCAAAAAGTCTAATGgctttgtaatatatttttttaaacttgtccATTTCTAATAAGGTTGTATTGTTAacgttttcttttttcccctttttttttgttttgttttactgaaacTGAATATTGCCGTGGAATACTGATTATAAACTGTTGTCACTATGAAATCTAATGTAATTCCATTGTATATTTGTGGAAATTATTATATCAGtatgaattgttgtttttaatgaaaatactgTCACTAAAGAGGTAACTAATACTGATAATACTGTTACTAATGAGTGAGCAAAGCCACATTTAAACACAATAATGATTGTGGACTTTGACCACTCCACTCTGATCACTTCGGGCTGTGCAAGTGCTGCCTGCAGTCTGAAGTGAACAGGAAATACTCATATAATATGAtgtcttattattttttaaattaccttTAGTTAACCTTTTAGTTTAtgtattaattgaaaaaaaatgtttcatgtttgtgttatatgtaaaatgttttatttatcacACGTGTAATTAAAAACTTTGATGGagaaaaatgtatacagattgTTGAACGTGTACTTTACATGTAAATGGAGATCTCTGCTGTTTGGTAGAGGTTCAGAATTAAAGGTGGTTAAAGGGTTAACAATGCAATGACTTGACTCACTTTCTACTTGTGACTCGGCTTGCGAGAAGCCGCACTCGAGACACAAACTTAAAACTGGACACTGACTTGTGACTTGGTCCCACGTCTGACACTGTTAACCTGCACACAGTCCTGCAGCCGCCCAGCCCCCCCGCCCCTCtgttctgctcctctgctgcctcCCCCTGAGGTTGTGACCCTGCTGACCCCTCACCTCTCTCTGCTCTTACAGAAGCTGCTAGGAAACTCTCTCCTAAAGCTGGAGGGAGATGATAGGCTGGATATTAACTGCACCCTCCCCCTCACAGATCAGGTACCAGTGTCAATCACATTTTATTGGAGAGTACTGGCCGTGTTGTCTCCTGCCATACAGGAAAGATATTTTCACTCTATTTCTTAAATAATGAGTCTGCTGATTTTAGACATTTGATCATTTCGAAAACACCTTTATCCACAGTAGCAGCTATGTTCAAAAGTAGAAAGATCTTAATTTATGAAGGGACAGGGAGCACAGAGCAGATGCTCGGGGCTCACTGCCAAGGTTTGCCACATGTTGCTCCTGTTTGAAATTTCTCCATGTTCACCGGACtaattatgtttatgttaagGATTGTGTTTTCTGGCTGTGCTGCAGATAGTTCTGGTGGGCTCTGAAGAGGGTCTGTACGCCCTGAATGTTATCAAGAACTCTCTGACTCACATACCTGGCCTGGGATCAGTCTTTCAAATCCACATCATCAAAGATCAGGAGAAACTGCTGATGATTGTTGGTGAGGTGTCCAGCTTTGTCATTTTCAATAGATGATAAGTGTCTACTGAGCAGCAGGATTTGAGTCTAggcttttatttcattcaattcAGGGAGTGATTGTTGTTTATAAATCAAAAAGCCAACATCTCCTGCCACTAGCTGCCATTTTAAGTAATTGGCATAAGTGAGGCACTGCAATTATTATTCATCATTAACAACTTTGAAAGGTCACACTACCATTCTAATAATTTTGGTGAAACTTGTAGATATGATATATCTTGTTACACAGACGATGACTTAGAACATCAGTGTGacgtctgtctgtgtgctgcagGAGACGAGAGGGCGTTGTGTCTGGTGGAGATCAAGAGGGTGAAGCAGTCTCTGGCCCAGTCCCACCTGCCCAGCCAGTCTGAACTGGCTCCCTACATCTTTGAGACGGTGAAGGGCTGCcatctgtttgctgctgggaGAGTAGGTCTTCTTCTCCTCTGGGGAACTTGGAATTGTCTGCTTCCTGACTTTAcagtgctttctttttctttgtcggTGGAAACATGTGATTGTACAAACTGACTTTGGAAACTGATGTCTGCATTCTCTTTACAGATAGACAACGGGCCTTGTATATGTGCTGCAATGCCTAACAAGATAACCATTTTGCGCTACAATGACAGTCTCAACAAATACTGCATTCGTAAGGTGAGTATGATCTGTTAGTTCCATTTGTCCACAATACACTACATGCTAAGATACAGTAGTAGGTAACTCTATACtgaaacagcaacagaacaTAATAAAAAGAGGCATGTATCAGGAAAAGTGGACTGCTTATAAAACCCATTGCAAAGACGCTTCTGTATAAAGAATAAGTTGTATCAAAACGTTGTATACCTCACTGACACAAATTTCTGTTCTTTAAtagcaaaatgaaaagcaatCAGAAAAAGCAGAACATGGCAAAACATGGATCACATAGCTTTAttccattgttgtttttttaaataaatagagAATACAAGTACAAAAAGTGGCCTTTTGCCATCATAAGGGTTTCTTGTATCAAATGCACTCTGCATAAACAGAATGTCTCCATTCTTCATCTCACAGGAGATTGAAACTCTGGAGCCCTGCAGCTGCGTCCACCTGACCAGCTACAGCGTCATCATCGGCACCAACAAGTTCTACGAGATTGAGATGAAGCAGTTTGTGCTTGAGGGTGAGGACACGAGTAGAATATTGCTGTGGTTATTTAAAAACTAGAACGAAATATAAACACAACAGCAGTTTTAGTGTTAAAAGTCAAAACTTAAGAAAATCTTCAAACCTGTTCCTTTCCTGTCTGCGATTGAGGTCTGCTTGTGGTGTACAGACCTTGATCAGTTGGTCTGCAAGctattactgtattttatgatTTACCTGCTTGAAGAAACACGTTATTAGGGTTTATATAATCCAATAATACAATACATCCGATACCAGACAATCACAGGATAGCATCTAAGATTCATCGGACAATATTAAAGTTGTCCTGATTTATTAAACCTGTCTCCTGAAGTAGGATTATGTTTGCTGGATAACTGTGTCCTCTGCTTTGTGAGCCCCCTGCTGCTCAGggtaaataaagaaaacaaagaatttaAAATTAGTTTTCGACCCAGGTCTTCTGATTCGTCCACTGCAGAGTTCCTGGACAAGAATGACGTGTCGCTGGCCTCGGCCGTGTTTGCAGCCTCGTCCCACAGTTTCCCCATCGCCATCATGCAGGTGGCCAGCGGCATGCAGAAGGAGGAGTACCTGCTGTGTTTTCACGGTCCGTTTGAATCAACGACTACTCTACacactgtttctgtgttttctgtttacaaCACAAGATGGTAAAGTGCTCTCAGTGTGGTAGATGCATGATAACTACAGTTCAGACCATCACTGTGAGGCAACAACCACCAGTATGAACACAAAGGTATATTTTTAGTGTTAATTAGTTTTCATCTCTCTTACTCAATCGCCATGTTTTTGATGTTTACTCTTAAATTGTACTTTGTAAACGTGGTTGACTCCGTACATGCACACTCTTATTTGTGAATTGAACTGTCAGTGATATTACTGCCTGCACACAAGACGACACAATAAGGACACAATATCAGGCACACAGAAGAGTGTATAGTAAGCTTCATTTATGTGGTAGAGTTTGGAGTGTTTGTGGACACGTACGGACGAAGAAGCCGCACTGAGGACATTAAGTGGAGCCGTCTGCCTCTGTCTTTTGGTAAATACACTTTGTAACTCCTACTGCTTTATGCTGCATCAATACAGCAATCAGCAACACAGCCTCAAATGTTGACATCTGTATGATTTTCCATTGTTCTCTGGTGCAGCCTACAGAGAGCCCTACCTGTTTGTCACCTACTTCAACTCCCTGGACGTCATCGAGGTTCAGGGACATGCTTCTCTGGGGTGAGACAGACCGGCTACCTTggaccaaatgtgaaaaactttAGGTTGTTAGCTATATTTCCCACATCACTGTCTATCCTTCCAGTCCTACAGTGCTGGCCCACCTGGACATCCCCAACCCTCGCTACCTGGGCCCAGCCATCTCCTCCGGGGCCATTTACCTGGCCTCCTCCTACCAGAACAAACTGCGGGTCATCTGCTGTAAGGGAAGTCTGATCAGAGAGTCTGGAGAGCTGCAGAGGACCGGCTCCAGCCGAGGGTCAGCTCCCTTACTTAGtttgagcaaaacaaaaaacacagcaaaagaaagaaaaaatacagaatttaaattATAGTGTGTAGGTGGATTAACACCtacaaaaatacaatgcattgtgaACTATCAGTTCAAATTCACAGGTAGAAAACACCACTAGGATCGGGTTTTTATTGGATAGGCCAACAGTGCCATCtgctgtaaaaaatataaaaacttctTGTTTCTTGAAGACGTTTGGTTTTCCTCTTAACATTGTAAGACACTGTTGTgagactctgctgtgttttctacAGTAGTCCCAGTAAGCGAGGCCCGCCCACCTACACAGAGCACATCTCCAAGCGTTTGTCCTCGGGCCCTGGCAGCCATGACGGCCTGCACCGGGAGCCCAGCACCCCACATCGTTACCGGGAGGGCCGCACCGAGTTCAGACGGGACAAGTCTCCTGCCCGACCGCTGGACAGGGAGAAGTCGCCCGGCAGGGTGCTTGACAGTCGCAGGGAGAGGTCTCCTGGGAGATTCGGGGACAGCACCCGACTTCATGCTGGGTCTGTCCGAACACAGCTCGCCCCTGTTAACAAGGTAGAGGAGGCGCGTCCTGGTGGCTGGGTGGTTAAGATGTATAGCATGCCCCTCTTTCTCCCcttgcttcctgtctgtctcaacTATCAACTGTTCAATTAAGTACAaaaaagatgaaacaaacaaaaccaaggTCCTGTAACACAACACAGGAAGGTTCCATCACTGCACTTACAGTTGTAGTTCAGATCACTGGTCCCCcgacctttttggcttgtgacacTTAATAGGCcagcaatgtctacttgtgacccctcgtCACATGTTGTATGTCTTCGAGCAATGGGCAGTATGACCAAAGacagatgttttttcttcttctttcctatcTTGTTAATCAGCTTGTGCCCTTCACATTTATCTTGTGACTCTTGTGAGCAGGAACAACAGCAAAGCAAGAAAATAGGGGGGAAAAGGTGTGCAAGAAGCAAAAAATAGCAATAAAACataatgggggaaaaaatataaatgaaaaatggttaaaataataataattccaatTGCAACAAtgtatttgtgacccatttctaaagatttacgtcttcagtaggaacaaatgggctgaGAGTCAGACAGGATAAGGAAGTATTGAGGGACagacattgttggttttgttgccTTCATATCCATATCCATAAATGGATATGGATATGCATACACACCCTGTTCCAACTGTATTTTAATTGAAATCAGCCTTCTAGACATTTCAGATATTCACACGCATCATTTGAAAGTGTCACTTGTAGAAATGGTGAGCTCAGACGGTGACAGCTGAACCAGTGAATGTGACCCTTTGTCCCTGTTCTTGTCTTGCAGGTATGGGATCAGTCATCGGTGTGAATCCAGTTCGGCGGCGCTCCTGACTGGAGGTTGAAGAGAAACTATGGGAAACCCTTGATCCATTCTGagcgcaagcacacacacatgcacacacacacaggctgactGTCAGCCCCATTGCCTGTACATAGTGCGGTCTCAGCCCCTCGTTCAACAACACATAAACCTGCACTGGGAGACGTCTCCCACGACAATCCTCTTTTCTGACA
This sequence is a window from Siniperca chuatsi isolate FFG_IHB_CAS linkage group LG5, ASM2008510v1, whole genome shotgun sequence. Protein-coding genes within it:
- the LOC122877040 gene encoding citron Rho-interacting kinase isoform X8, with the translated sequence MSQVEQEISLVQRKMSDLESVLQQKDIELKASETQRTILEQDLATYITECSSLKRSLEQARMEVSQEDDKALQLLHDIREQSNKLQEIKEQEYHAQLEEMRVSIRQLEEDLSAARRRSDLYEAELKESRQTSEELKRKAADYQHRMQKVYTAKEQGKAEADDLMTKLEKTNAEQQTKIQDLQEKLGKSLKASAEATDLLQSMRVAKERMERDLERLQNKEDSSDSLRRRLRETEDGRKTLENQVKRLEIVERRETKLKDEVQSKAQQIQQMADKILALEENLRETQATAQRLETHLKQKEKLYEDKIKVLEAQMKADMADKEMLESSQSKYEEEVQEKCSIISEQKATINAMDSKMNSLEQRIAELSEANKLAANSSIYTQKNMKAQEEMISELRQQKFYLESQAGKLEAQNAKLEEHLEKMSQQEQGNKSRVLELETRLREIGLEHEEQKLEIKRQVTELTLSLQERESQISNLQAARHALESQLQQAKTELEDTTAEAEEEITVLRAHRDEIQRKFDALRDSCAVITDLEEQLTTLTQENAELNRQNFYLSKQLDEASDEREDRLQLSQDVDRLRREVADREMHLNNQKQNLETLKTTCTMLEEQVLELETLNDELLEKERQWDAWRATLEEEKSQADRRTREIQRLLDTEKQNRLRAEQRSSESRQAVEQAVKEHKAEILALQQALKDQKLKAESLADTLNDLEKKHAMLEMNARSLQQKLESERDLKQRLLEEQEKLQQQMDAQKTHIFRLTQGLQDALDQTDLLKTERTDLEYQLENIQLHLQAVYSHEKVKMEGTITQQTKLIDFLQSQAHGGSKKKKGLFGRRREDLLAAMAAQAQAQTQTQAQAQGQGQGQGQGQGQGQVSPVAPIQPVPLQYSDMKVALDKERARCSELEDALQKMRAELRSLREEALQYKDHGNSTNPATARQQMIMSAMVKSPEHQQGPTNLAPSNSGRRKETATPEERRRVTFEKYSRRLKDSQRDRERERERVVHHNTPHRFTVGLNMRAAKCTVCLDTVHFGRQAATCLECHALCHPKCSPCLPATCGMSSDCSLHLSEGLCRDKGSTPGQQLKEASGHMHLEGWMKQPRNGKRGQGWERKYVVLDGTKVSIYEIEPREDSVKPLEEFDLCLSDGEVVVHGAVGASELPNTAKSDVPYVLKLESRCHTPCWPGQSIYFMAPSFPDKQRWVAVMESVVVTGRASREKAEADAKLLGNSLLKLEGDDRLDINCTLPLTDQIVLVGSEEGLYALNVIKNSLTHIPGLGSVFQIHIIKDQEKLLMIVGDERALCLVEIKRVKQSLAQSHLPSQSELAPYIFETVKGCHLFAAGRIDNGPCICAAMPNKITILRYNDSLNKYCIRKEIETLEPCSCVHLTSYSVIIGTNKFYEIEMKQFVLEEFLDKNDVSLASAVFAASSHSFPIAIMQVASGMQKEEYLLCFHEFGVFVDTYGRRSRTEDIKWSRLPLSFAYREPYLFVTYFNSLDVIEVQGHASLGPTVLAHLDIPNPRYLGPAISSGAIYLASSYQNKLRVICCKGSLIRESGELQRTGSSRGSPSKRGPPTYTEHISKRLSSGPGSHDGLHREPSTPHRYREGRTEFRRDKSPARPLDREKSPGRVLDSRRERSPGRFGDSTRLHAGSVRTQLAPVNKVWDQSSV